The Streptomyces laurentii genome contains a region encoding:
- a CDS encoding 4-hydroxy-3-methylbut-2-en-1-yl diphosphate synthase (4-hydroxy-3-methylbut-2-en-1-yl diphosphate synthase [Amycolatopsis mediterranei U32];~4-hydroxy-3-methylbut-2-en-1-yl diphosphate synthase; Reviewed; PRK00366;~4-hydroxy-3-methylbut-2-en-1-yl diphosphate synthase; Validated;~identified by MetaGeneAnnotator; putative): protein MTVALGIPSMPAPVLGARRPTRQLQVGKVGVGSRSPISVQSMTTTLTSDVNATLQQIAELTAAGCDIVRVACPSQDDADALPAIAAKSPIPVIADIHFQPRYVFAAIEAGCAAVRVNPGNIKKFDDRVKDIARAAQDHGTPIRIGVNAGSLDARLLQKYGKATPEALVESALWEASLFAEHGFHDLKISVKHNDPVVMVRAYELLAEACDYPLHLGVTEAGPAFQGTVKSAVAFGALLRQGIGDTVRVSLSAPPVEEVKVANQILQSLNLRPRKLDIVSCPSCGRAQVDVYKLAEEVTAGLDGMEVPLRVAVMGCVVNGPGEAREADLGVASGNGKGQIFVKGEVIKTVPESKIVETLIEEALRLADSFDTTALGTGTPEVVAVG, encoded by the coding sequence ATGACGGTCGCGCTCGGTATCCCGTCGATGCCCGCCCCGGTCCTCGGCGCCCGCCGCCCCACCCGCCAGCTCCAGGTCGGCAAGGTCGGCGTGGGCAGCCGGTCCCCGATCTCGGTGCAGTCCATGACGACCACGCTCACCTCGGACGTCAACGCCACCCTTCAGCAGATCGCCGAACTCACCGCCGCGGGCTGCGACATCGTCCGGGTGGCCTGCCCCTCCCAGGACGACGCGGACGCGCTGCCCGCCATCGCCGCCAAGTCGCCGATCCCGGTGATCGCGGACATCCACTTCCAGCCGCGCTACGTCTTCGCCGCCATCGAGGCGGGCTGCGCCGCGGTCCGCGTCAACCCCGGCAACATCAAGAAGTTCGACGACCGGGTCAAGGACATCGCCCGGGCCGCCCAGGACCACGGCACCCCCATCCGCATCGGGGTCAACGCCGGCTCCCTGGACGCCCGGCTGCTCCAGAAGTACGGCAAGGCCACGCCCGAGGCCCTCGTCGAGTCGGCGCTGTGGGAGGCGAGCCTCTTCGCCGAGCACGGCTTCCACGACCTGAAGATCTCCGTGAAGCACAACGACCCCGTCGTCATGGTCCGCGCCTACGAACTCCTCGCCGAGGCCTGCGACTACCCCCTGCACCTCGGTGTCACCGAGGCCGGCCCGGCCTTCCAGGGCACCGTCAAGTCCGCCGTCGCCTTCGGCGCGCTGCTGCGCCAGGGCATCGGCGACACCGTCCGCGTCTCCCTCTCCGCACCCCCGGTCGAGGAGGTCAAGGTCGCCAACCAGATCCTCCAGTCGCTCAACCTGCGCCCGCGGAAGCTGGACATCGTCTCCTGCCCGTCCTGCGGCCGCGCCCAGGTCGACGTCTACAAGCTCGCCGAGGAGGTCACCGCCGGCCTCGACGGTATGGAGGTCCCGCTGCGCGTGGCCGTCATGGGCTGCGTCGTCAACGGCCCCGGCGAGGCCCGCGAGGCCGATCTCGGTGTCGCCTCCGGCAACGGCAAGGGCCAGATCTTCGTCAAGGGCGAGGTCATCAAGACCGTCCCCGAGTCGAAGATCGTCGAGACCCTGATCGAGGAGGCGCTGCGGCTCGCCGACTCCTTCGACACCACTGCCCTCGGCACGGGCACGCCCGAGGTCGTGGCCGTGGGCTGA
- a CDS encoding daunorubicin resistance ABC transporter ATPase subunit (ABC transporter signature motif;~ATP binding site [chemical binding];~ATP-binding cassette transporter nucleotide-binding domain; cl17201;~COG1131 ABC-type multidrug transport system, ATPase component;~D-loop;~H-loop/switch region;~Q-loop/lid;~Walker A/P-loop;~Walker B;~daunorubicin resistance ABC transporter ATP-binding subunit; TIGR01188;~daunorubicin resistance ABC transporter ATPase subunit [Streptomyces collinus Tu365];~identified by MetaGeneAnnotator; putative) — translation MQPPAGEDALARAALLTAAVTSPHAAASRPPSRSGYAVSTRGLVKSYPGPDGTLTHAVRGLDLDVSYGESFAFLGPNGAGKSTTIALLCALARPTAGRATVAGADVLTEPHQVRLRVGMLFQHSALDPDLTVEQNLYVHARLYGLRRGYARRRAAEVVEMVDLADRRRFPVRTLSGGMRRRLEIARGMLHAPSVLFLDEPTTGLDPHSRAQVWERLRALRDRHGSTLFVTTHYLEEAENCDRLAIIDHGRLVAQGTPHALKAAIGDDRVVLRTGDDTAALRVVRRVVPLRGGVTGDAAGVCLRVPDGSAWIPRLCAELEGHGIAVHAASATPPTLDDVFFHHTGRSMTTPSSGPPVAGAGEGTPAAESEGGR, via the coding sequence ATGCAGCCACCCGCCGGTGAGGACGCGCTCGCCCGAGCGGCCCTCCTGACCGCCGCCGTCACCAGCCCGCACGCCGCCGCCTCCCGGCCCCCTTCCCGGTCCGGGTACGCCGTCAGCACCCGCGGCCTGGTCAAGAGCTATCCGGGCCCCGACGGCACGCTCACCCACGCCGTACGGGGCCTGGACCTGGATGTCTCGTACGGTGAGAGTTTCGCCTTCCTCGGCCCCAACGGGGCGGGGAAGTCCACCACCATCGCTCTGCTGTGCGCGCTGGCCCGGCCGACCGCGGGCCGGGCCACGGTGGCCGGCGCCGATGTGCTCACCGAGCCGCATCAGGTGCGGCTGCGGGTCGGCATGCTCTTCCAGCACAGCGCGCTGGACCCGGATCTGACGGTCGAGCAGAACCTGTACGTCCACGCGCGCTTGTACGGGCTGCGCCGCGGGTACGCCCGCCGGCGGGCCGCCGAGGTGGTCGAGATGGTCGACCTGGCGGACCGGCGGCGCTTCCCCGTACGCACCCTGTCGGGCGGCATGCGGCGGCGCCTGGAGATCGCGCGCGGCATGCTGCACGCGCCGAGCGTGCTGTTCCTGGACGAGCCGACCACCGGGCTCGATCCGCATTCCCGCGCCCAGGTCTGGGAGCGCCTGCGCGCTCTGCGTGACCGGCACGGCAGCACGCTCTTCGTCACCACCCACTATCTGGAGGAGGCGGAGAACTGCGACCGCCTCGCCATCATCGACCACGGCCGGCTGGTGGCCCAGGGCACGCCGCACGCGCTGAAGGCCGCGATCGGGGACGACCGGGTCGTCCTGCGCACCGGTGACGACACGGCCGCGCTCCGGGTCGTACGCCGGGTCGTGCCGCTGCGCGGCGGGGTCACCGGGGACGCGGCCGGGGTCTGCCTGCGGGTGCCGGACGGCAGCGCCTGGATTCCCCGGCTGTGCGCGGAGCTGGAGGGTCACGGCATCGCGGTGCACGCGGCGTCCGCGACCCCGCCCACCCTCGACGACGTGTTCTTCCACCACACCGGCCGCAGCATGACCACCCCCTCCTCCGGACCGCCCGTGGCCGGCGCCGGCGAGGGCACGCCGGCCGCGGAGAGCGAGGGCGGACGATGA
- a CDS encoding hypothetical protein (hypothetical protein SVEN_0621 [Streptomyces venezuelae ATCC10712];~identified by MetaGeneAnnotator; putative) encodes MENQDLDLLAHLHALPETDPVGVEEAAFASTCACVGLLTLLNTICIGISCA; translated from the coding sequence ATGGAGAACCAGGACCTCGACCTGCTCGCCCACCTGCACGCCCTGCCGGAGACGGACCCGGTCGGCGTCGAGGAGGCGGCGTTCGCCTCGACCTGCGCGTGCGTGGGTCTGCTGACGCTCCTCAACACGATCTGCATCGGCATCAGCTGCGCCTGA
- a CDS encoding hypothetical protein (Lamin Tail Domain; pfam00932;~identified by MetaGeneAnnotator; putative;~secreted protein [Streptomyces griseoflavus Tu4000]), whose amino-acid sequence MRKRYTLATAAATAATAGLLAAVTAAPAQAAEYTSDLRIKGVQYDAPGRDDNRCSGGNTKNEYLTIKNYSRKTTVNLKGYVVKDATGNKYTFTANHYLEPGDFVSLRGGRGTDSDAGNVAYRQNCNFIWNNDKDTINLFKPSGARADVHAYSKSANDRDGNGYITFHG is encoded by the coding sequence ATGCGCAAGCGCTACACCCTGGCGACAGCCGCGGCCACGGCGGCCACCGCCGGATTGCTGGCCGCCGTCACCGCGGCACCCGCCCAGGCCGCCGAGTACACCTCGGACCTGCGGATCAAGGGCGTCCAGTACGACGCTCCGGGCCGGGACGACAACCGCTGCAGCGGCGGCAACACCAAGAACGAGTACCTCACGATCAAGAACTACTCGCGCAAGACGACCGTCAACCTCAAGGGTTACGTGGTCAAGGACGCGACCGGCAACAAGTACACCTTCACCGCCAACCACTACCTGGAGCCGGGCGACTTCGTGAGCCTGCGCGGGGGCCGCGGCACCGATTCCGACGCGGGCAACGTCGCCTACCGCCAGAACTGCAACTTCATCTGGAACAACGACAAGGACACCATCAACCTGTTCAAGCCGTCCGGCGCCCGGGCCGATGTCCACGCGTACTCCAAGAGCGCCAACGACCGTGACGGGAACGGCTACATCACCTTCCACGGCTGA
- a CDS encoding hypothetical protein (identified by MetaGeneAnnotator; putative;~sequence version:1), producing MTAVNPDQRTTDSALPAPSADWEARIARVWAAMDDVPPEEFRARVRELTAELPDGHPVAAFELASAHDSTGQGDVAAPLYRQALAAGLSGYRRRRTSVQLGSTLRNLGALEDSLAMLGAERAIDPALLDEPTRELADSVDAFYALALADAGREREALSLALGALARHLPRYNRSLANYAKALDDPATRDA from the coding sequence ATGACAGCGGTGAACCCGGACCAGCGGACCACGGATTCCGCCCTGCCCGCCCCCAGCGCCGACTGGGAGGCGCGGATCGCGCGCGTGTGGGCCGCGATGGACGACGTACCCCCGGAGGAGTTCCGGGCCCGGGTGAGGGAACTGACCGCCGAACTCCCGGACGGCCACCCGGTCGCCGCCTTCGAACTGGCCTCGGCCCACGACTCCACGGGGCAGGGCGACGTGGCCGCTCCGCTCTACCGGCAGGCGCTGGCCGCCGGGCTCAGCGGATATCGGCGGCGACGCACCTCCGTCCAGCTCGGCAGCACATTGCGCAACCTCGGCGCCCTTGAGGACAGCCTGGCCATGCTCGGGGCCGAGCGCGCGATCGATCCCGCGCTCCTGGACGAGCCGACCCGGGAACTCGCGGACTCCGTCGACGCGTTCTACGCGCTCGCGCTCGCCGACGCCGGCCGGGAGCGCGAGGCCCTCTCTCTGGCTCTCGGCGCACTCGCCCGTCACCTGCCCCGCTACAACCGTTCCCTCGCGAACTACGCGAAGGCGCTGGACGATCCGGCGACGCGCGACGCCTGA
- a CDS encoding ABC transporter (ABC transporter [Streptomyces collinus Tu365];~ABC-2 type transporter; cl17235;~ABC-type multidrug transport system, permease component [Defense mechanisms];~COG0842 ABC-type multidrug transport system, permease component;~identified by MetaGeneAnnotator; putative), protein MTGTLPLGAPETVDGAQPPARLRRELRAIHALVHRDLLRLAGQRTHTALMLLHPMLYLLLLGGGLAALVPRSQLGVGYQTFLFPGMLMMTVQAPAIMVGVRLITDRESGYLRELLMAPVHRATLLLGSCAGGTLVATVQGTVMLSLAGVVGLPYDLVLLALLLSAMVLASFAVTALAVALAVSLRRAETFHMFLGLVMTPLLFLSGCFFPLRALPGWARVLADVNPLAYGVDLLRRCIALRVPGQEAVRGIEWAGRPPSLALEAALLLASGALALLWAARRFSRPE, encoded by the coding sequence ATGACCGGCACGCTTCCCCTCGGCGCCCCCGAGACCGTCGACGGCGCTCAGCCGCCGGCCCGCCTGCGCCGCGAACTGCGCGCGATCCACGCCCTGGTCCACCGCGATCTGCTGCGGCTGGCCGGCCAGCGGACCCACACGGCGCTGATGCTGCTGCACCCGATGCTGTATCTGCTGCTCCTCGGGGGCGGCCTGGCCGCCCTCGTCCCCCGCTCCCAACTGGGCGTCGGCTACCAGACGTTCCTCTTCCCCGGCATGCTGATGATGACGGTGCAGGCACCGGCCATCATGGTCGGCGTCCGTCTGATCACCGACCGGGAGAGCGGCTACCTGCGCGAGCTGCTGATGGCCCCGGTGCACCGCGCGACCCTGCTGCTGGGCAGCTGCGCCGGCGGCACCCTGGTCGCCACGGTCCAAGGGACCGTGATGCTCAGCCTCGCCGGGGTGGTCGGACTCCCCTACGACCTGGTCCTGCTGGCGCTGCTCCTCTCCGCGATGGTCCTGGCCTCCTTCGCCGTCACCGCGCTGGCGGTGGCGCTGGCCGTGAGCCTGCGCAGGGCCGAGACGTTCCACATGTTCCTCGGCCTGGTGATGACGCCGCTGCTGTTCCTCTCGGGCTGCTTCTTCCCGTTGCGCGCGCTGCCCGGCTGGGCCAGGGTCCTGGCGGACGTCAATCCGCTCGCCTACGGGGTGGATCTGCTGCGCCGCTGCATCGCGCTGCGGGTGCCGGGCCAGGAGGCCGTCCGCGGCATCGAATGGGCCGGGCGGCCTCCGTCCCTCGCCCTGGAGGCCGCCCTGCTGCTGGCGAGCGGCGCGCTGGCGCTGCTGTGGGCCGCGCGCCGCTTCAGCCGCCCCGAGTGA
- a CDS encoding HTH DNA-binding domain-containing protein (Erythromycin esterase; pfam05139;~HTH DNA-binding domain-containing protein [Streptomyces albus J1074];~identified by MetaGeneAnnotator; putative) — MAHDITDTLTDPVHAVDPAALLGLLPVRPRILALGEPTHGDGTLLGLRNDLFRRLVEQEGYRTLAIESDCLRGLTVDDYVASGKGTLDAVMEHGFSHGWGAFAANRALVRWMRAHNAERPAEEWVRFAGFDGPLEITGAASPRQALTALHAYLAAHVSANLLPCTAQALDRLLGTDDQ, encoded by the coding sequence ATGGCCCACGACATCACGGACACCCTCACGGACCCCGTTCACGCCGTCGACCCCGCCGCCCTCCTGGGACTGCTGCCGGTCCGGCCCCGGATCCTCGCCCTGGGCGAGCCCACCCACGGTGACGGAACCCTCCTCGGCCTGCGCAACGACCTCTTCCGTCGGCTCGTCGAACAGGAGGGCTACCGGACCCTCGCGATCGAGAGCGACTGCCTGCGCGGCCTGACCGTGGACGACTACGTCGCCTCCGGTAAAGGCACCCTCGACGCCGTCATGGAGCACGGCTTCAGCCACGGCTGGGGCGCCTTCGCCGCCAACCGCGCACTCGTCCGCTGGATGCGCGCCCACAACGCGGAGCGGCCGGCGGAGGAATGGGTACGCTTCGCCGGCTTCGACGGTCCGCTGGAGATCACCGGCGCCGCGAGCCCCCGCCAGGCCCTCACCGCCCTCCACGCCTACCTCGCGGCCCATGTCTCCGCGAACCTGCTGCCCTGCACGGCGCAGGCGCTCGACCGTCTCCTCGGTACCGACGACCAGTAG
- a CDS encoding merR-family transcriptional regulator (DNA binding residues [nucleotide binding];~First Helix-Turn-Helix DNA binding domain of the regulatory protein TioE; cd04772;~MerR HTH family regulatory protein; pfam13411;~MerR-family transcriptional regulator [Streptomyces pristinaespiralis ATCC25486];~Second Helix-Turn-Helix DNA binding domain of the regulatory protein TioE; cd04773;~identified by MetaGeneAnnotator; putative;~putative dimer interface [polypeptide binding]) → MKLSREIGGVMGRNLQTGGRLRPIDLARAHGLSTQAVRNYEEDGILPAADRTAHGYRTYTALHAEALRAFLALVGGHGHRTAASIMRAVHQGADDEAFRLVDESHARLLEDRRTLRAVEDALRGLDPRTAPENRPEDRREPGSRAADTFIGPLARRLGIRPATLRAWERAGLVRPRRDARTGYRVYDEADVRDVRLAHQLRRGGYPLARIAPLITRVRAAGGLEPLETALDDLRVRLSTRGRALLRGAAALERYLRERE, encoded by the coding sequence TTGAAACTTTCGCGCGAGATCGGCGGTGTCATGGGGCGAAACCTTCAAACCGGTGGTCGGCTCAGGCCGATCGATCTGGCCCGCGCGCACGGTCTGTCCACCCAGGCGGTAAGGAATTACGAGGAGGACGGGATCCTGCCGGCCGCCGACCGCACGGCTCACGGCTATCGCACGTACACCGCGCTGCACGCCGAGGCCCTGCGCGCGTTTCTCGCTCTGGTCGGCGGCCACGGCCATCGGACGGCGGCGTCGATCATGCGGGCCGTCCACCAGGGCGCGGACGACGAGGCGTTCCGGCTCGTCGACGAGAGTCACGCCCGGCTTCTGGAGGACCGGCGGACTCTGCGGGCCGTGGAGGACGCCCTCCGCGGCCTGGATCCGCGTACGGCCCCGGAGAACAGGCCGGAGGACAGGCGAGAGCCGGGATCGCGGGCGGCGGATACGTTCATCGGGCCGCTGGCGCGGAGGCTCGGCATCCGGCCCGCGACGCTGCGCGCGTGGGAGCGGGCCGGCCTGGTGCGGCCGCGCCGCGACGCGCGGACCGGGTACCGGGTGTACGACGAGGCCGATGTACGGGACGTGCGGCTGGCCCATCAGCTCCGGCGCGGCGGCTACCCCCTGGCCCGGATCGCCCCGCTGATCACCCGGGTACGGGCGGCCGGCGGGCTGGAACCGCTGGAGACGGCGCTGGACGACCTGCGGGTCCGCCTGTCCACCCGCGGTCGAGCACTGCTGAGGGGGGCCGCCGCGCTGGAGCGATACCTGCGGGAGCGAGAATGA
- a CDS encoding marR family transcriptional regulator (COG1846 Transcriptional regulators;~MarR family transcriptional regulator [Streptomyces bingchenggensis BCW-1];~MarR family; pfam01047;~identified by MetaGeneAnnotator; putative), which yields MTATDPALTALANGWGALSLLHSRIEAHIERALQSRHDLSVREYSLLDVLSRQHDGEGGHLQMKQVADAVVLSQSATTRLVNRLEDRGLLSRYLCPTDRRGIYTNVTAAGLELLQEARPTNDTALREALAEAARNPELSSLVEAVEAVDAPLVRS from the coding sequence ATGACCGCCACAGACCCCGCGCTCACCGCCCTCGCCAATGGCTGGGGTGCCCTGTCCCTGCTGCACAGCCGGATCGAGGCGCACATCGAGCGCGCCCTGCAGTCCCGGCACGACCTGAGCGTCCGGGAGTACTCGTTGCTCGACGTGCTCAGCCGCCAGCACGACGGCGAGGGCGGGCACCTGCAGATGAAGCAGGTCGCCGACGCGGTCGTCCTCAGCCAGAGCGCCACGACCCGGCTGGTGAACCGGCTGGAGGACCGCGGGCTCCTGTCCCGGTACCTGTGCCCGACGGACCGCCGCGGCATCTACACCAATGTCACCGCCGCCGGCCTGGAGCTGCTCCAGGAGGCCCGGCCGACCAACGACACCGCCCTGCGGGAGGCCCTGGCCGAGGCCGCCCGGAATCCGGAGCTGTCCTCCCTGGTCGAGGCGGTGGAGGCGGTGGACGCCCCCCTCGTGCGCTCGTAG
- a CDS encoding permease, MFS-type (Major Facilitator Superfamily; pfam07690;~Permease, MFS-type [Saccharothrix espanaensis DSM44229];~identified by MetaGeneAnnotator; putative), translating into MCMANESLPATRGPRAPRTLFLAQLGNSVGDGAFYVSSALYFTRIVGLSPSQTGVGLAIAWAVGSLAGVPLGHLADRRGPRGVCVVMALVTAAAVAGFLFTTSFAAFLTTAALYATAQSGLAAARQALLAGLVEPAARTAVLARLQAFGNAGLAVGAALGGLALQQGTRTAYLTVFALDAAGFLLCALLLGRLPAPAPAAPRGGDTRRLAVLSDRPYTVLTLLNALLLLRLPLLSLALPLWIVERTTAPGWTVSALFVLNTTGVMLFQVRAARSVTDLTAATRAVRGSGAAMLAACAAFALTAYLGPDPWQAVAVLVLGAVLQIIAEMRQSAGSWQIGFSLAPADRIGQYQGFYGTAVPLARTFGPLLVTTLLIDWGTPGWLLLGAVFVLAGAATGPATRWAERSRAAASAAPVPEAHPAPATRGA; encoded by the coding sequence ATGTGCATGGCGAACGAATCACTTCCGGCCACCCGCGGCCCGCGGGCTCCCCGCACCCTGTTCCTGGCCCAGTTGGGCAACTCGGTCGGCGACGGTGCCTTCTACGTCTCCAGCGCGCTCTACTTCACCCGGATCGTCGGGCTCTCCCCGTCCCAGACCGGCGTCGGGCTCGCGATCGCCTGGGCCGTCGGTTCCCTGGCCGGGGTACCCCTGGGGCATCTCGCCGACCGGCGCGGGCCGCGCGGCGTCTGCGTCGTCATGGCCCTGGTGACCGCGGCGGCCGTGGCCGGCTTCCTCTTCACCACGTCGTTCGCCGCCTTCCTGACGACGGCCGCCCTGTACGCGACGGCCCAGAGCGGTCTCGCCGCGGCGCGGCAGGCGCTGCTCGCCGGTCTCGTGGAACCGGCCGCGCGCACGGCGGTCCTGGCCCGGCTGCAGGCCTTCGGAAACGCCGGTCTCGCCGTGGGCGCCGCCCTCGGCGGGCTCGCGCTCCAGCAGGGCACGCGCACCGCGTACCTCACCGTGTTCGCCCTGGACGCCGCCGGGTTCCTGCTGTGCGCCCTGCTCCTCGGCCGCCTGCCCGCGCCCGCGCCGGCCGCGCCGCGGGGCGGCGACACACGGCGGCTCGCGGTCCTGAGCGACCGGCCCTACACCGTACTCACACTCCTCAACGCCCTGCTGCTCCTGCGGCTGCCGCTGCTCAGCCTGGCCCTGCCGCTGTGGATCGTGGAGCGGACCACCGCGCCCGGCTGGACCGTGTCCGCGCTCTTCGTCCTCAACACCACCGGCGTCATGCTCTTCCAGGTCCGTGCCGCCCGCTCCGTCACCGACCTGACCGCCGCCACCCGCGCGGTCCGCGGCTCCGGGGCCGCGATGCTGGCGGCCTGCGCCGCCTTCGCGCTCACCGCGTACCTCGGTCCGGATCCCTGGCAGGCCGTCGCGGTCCTCGTGCTCGGCGCGGTGCTCCAGATCATCGCCGAGATGCGGCAGTCCGCCGGCTCCTGGCAGATCGGCTTCAGCCTCGCGCCCGCCGACCGGATCGGCCAGTACCAGGGCTTCTACGGCACCGCCGTCCCCCTCGCGCGTACCTTCGGTCCCCTGCTGGTGACCACGCTGCTGATCGACTGGGGCACGCCCGGCTGGCTCCTCCTCGGCGCCGTCTTCGTGCTCGCGGGCGCGGCCACCGGCCCGGCCACCCGCTGGGCCGAGCGTTCCCGGGCCGCGGCCTCGGCCGCGCCCGTCCCCGAGGCGCACCCCGCGCCGGCGACGCGAGGTGCGTGA